Proteins found in one Verrucomicrobiota bacterium genomic segment:
- a CDS encoding iron-sulfur cluster assembly accessory protein, with protein MNCDVKTESVVTVTESAANQIKTILAGDQDNAGKNLRVYVEAGGCSGMQYGMVFDERRPDDLTCDAFGVTILVDPFSANYVRGSVIDFADALTGGGFKIKNPNARQSCGCGKSFEA; from the coding sequence ATGAATTGCGATGTAAAAACTGAGTCCGTTGTGACGGTCACCGAAAGCGCCGCCAACCAGATTAAAACCATTCTGGCGGGCGACCAGGACAATGCCGGGAAGAACCTGCGGGTGTATGTCGAAGCGGGCGGTTGCTCGGGCATGCAATACGGCATGGTCTTCGATGAACGGCGTCCCGATGATCTCACCTGCGACGCCTTTGGCGTGACCATCCTGGTGGACCCCTTTAGTGCGAACTATGTTCGCGGCTCAGTCATAGATTTTGCCGACGCGTTGACGGGCGGTGGATTCAAGATCAAGAATCCCAATGCCCGCCAGAGCTGCGGTTGCGGCAAGTCATTCGAGGCCTGA